The Takifugu rubripes chromosome 3, fTakRub1.2, whole genome shotgun sequence genome contains a region encoding:
- the LOC115249209 gene encoding cAMP-dependent protein kinase inhibitor gamma-like isoform X2: MMDVEASYSDFINCDRTGRRNAVPDITREGGQGPAGTSELAKDMAEMDLKAAEGNAGAAPAPEAEGSSSHDAQGSGDPS, from the exons atgatggacgTAGAGGCGTCGTACTCAGACTTCATCAACTGTGATCGCACAGGTCGCAGGAACGCCGTGCCCGACATCACCAGGGAAGGAGGACAAGGGCCTGCCGGCACCAGCGAACTTGCCAAAGACATGGCGGAGATGGACCTAAAGGCTGCAG AAGGGAACGCCGGGGCCGCCCCAGCGCCAGAGGCAGAGGGCTCCAGCAGCCACGATGCCCAGGGAAGTGGAGACCCGTCCTAA
- the LOC115249209 gene encoding cAMP-dependent protein kinase inhibitor gamma-like isoform X1, producing MQGRLHKRLFLRCNESAGHGQMMDVEASYSDFINCDRTGRRNAVPDITREGGQGPAGTSELAKDMAEMDLKAAEGNAGAAPAPEAEGSSSHDAQGSGDPS from the exons ATGCAGGGTCGTCTTCACAAGCGTCTGTTTTTGAG GTGTAATGAGAGCGCAGGTcatggacagatgatggacgTAGAGGCGTCGTACTCAGACTTCATCAACTGTGATCGCACAGGTCGCAGGAACGCCGTGCCCGACATCACCAGGGAAGGAGGACAAGGGCCTGCCGGCACCAGCGAACTTGCCAAAGACATGGCGGAGATGGACCTAAAGGCTGCAG AAGGGAACGCCGGGGCCGCCCCAGCGCCAGAGGCAGAGGGCTCCAGCAGCCACGATGCCCAGGGAAGTGGAGACCCGTCCTAA